In Hevea brasiliensis isolate MT/VB/25A 57/8 chromosome 13, ASM3005281v1, whole genome shotgun sequence, a single genomic region encodes these proteins:
- the LOC131172030 gene encoding putative pentatricopeptide repeat-containing protein At1g12700, mitochondrial: MCRAGRLTDAKELFSRLFEQGLKPDVYTYSIIIKGLCNEGLLDEAYKVFRGMEECGCLMDGCRYNVIIQGFLCIKIYQATLLIDEMVDKGFSADATTFELMDEEISAISACGGFYLASIVACEHIVLLHYRDIMSLDLAVLLQVQVLVLPFKNKELPLILHLMMEALMENLKALLVDGFLLGLGLWEARRPGIALEVFKNMCSHGQQPDKVTFSIILDGLCKQGYLDEALTLFKAMDCVSFTILIDGMCKAGRLNDAKELFFRHFEKGLQPNVYTYSTIIKGLCKEGLLDEAYKVFRGMEKSGCVPNGCCYNVIIQGFLRHEDVAKATQLIDEMVDKGFSADATTFECFSPFFHTGNQCMLWFLSCKHFDLALVLQVQVLVLPYKNKELPLILHMIMVQIGNSVSL; encoded by the exons ATGTGTAGAGCTGGGAGGCTTACTGATGCCAAGGAATTGTTTTCTAGGCTTTTTGAACAAGGTTTAAAACCTGATGTTTATACATATAGTATAATAATAAAAGGACTTTGCAATGAAGGTTTACTAGATGAAGCATACAAAGTCTTTAGAGGAATGGAAGAGTGTGGATGTTTAATGGATGGTTGCCGTTATAATGTGATTATTCAAGGGTTTCTCTGCATAAAGATATACCAGGCAACACTACTTATTGATGAAATGGTTGATAAAGGATTCTCTGCAGATGCCACCACCTTTGAATTG ATGGACGAG GAAATCAGTGCAATCAGTGCATGTGGTGGTTTTTATCTTGCCAGCATTGT GGCCTGTGAACATATTGTTCTTCTTCATTATAGAGACATCATGAGCTTG GATCTAGCTGTTCTGCTCCAGGTACAAGTCCTTGTTCTACCATTCAAGAACAAGGAACTGCCTTTGATTTTACATCTGATGATG GAAGCACTGATGGAAAATCTGAAAGCTCTTCTCGTTGATGGCTTTCTTCTCGGACTG GGATTGTGGGAAGCAAGGCGACCTGGAATTGCACTAGAAGTTTTCAAGAACATGTGTTCTCATGGTCAGCAGCCAGATAAAGTGACTTTTTCAATCATTCTTGATGGCTTGTGCAAACAAGGGTATCTTGATGAGGCACTCACACTATTTAAAGCGATGGATTgtgtgagttttacaattttgatTGATGGTATGTGCAAAGCTGGGAGGCTTAATGATGCCAAAGAACTATTTTTTAGGCATTTTGAAAAAGGCTTACAGCCTAATGTTTATACATATAGTACAATAATAAAAGGCCTTTGCAAAGAAGGATTATTAGATGAAGCATACAAAGTTTTTAGAGGAATGGAAAAGAGTGGATGTGTACCAAATGGTTGCTGTTATAATGTGATTATTCAAGGGTTTCTCAGGCATGAGGATGTAGCAAAGGCAACACAGCTTATTGATGAAATGGTTGATAAAGGATTCTCTGCAGATGCCACCACCTTCGAAT GTTTTTCACCCTTTTTCCATACAGGAAATCAGTGCATGTTGTGGTTTTTATCTTGCAAGCATTTT GATCTAGCTCTTGTGCTTCAGGTGCAAGTCCTTGTTCTACCGTACAAGAACAAGGAACTGCCTTTGATTTTACATATGATAATGGTACAGATTGGGAATTCTGTGTCTTTGTAG